The Xanthomonas sontii genome contains a region encoding:
- a CDS encoding pesticin immunity protein gives MTSGMLVGLLALGVGASSPAVSQQAGVVDAVVQQLDLTSFPNSVGPRRLPGKTTFADYGFVDVTKTAHGARLLEADKGWMMRFEVLSADATSVRLCFHDTGLARPGATQAPSYDATSALLVSTASQGKWTAKQIPAGFAGCKNAPAGA, from the coding sequence ATGACCTCCGGAATGCTTGTTGGCCTTCTCGCGCTTGGCGTCGGCGCGTCGTCTCCGGCCGTATCGCAGCAGGCGGGCGTCGTCGACGCGGTCGTCCAGCAGCTTGATCTGACCTCGTTCCCCAATTCGGTCGGCCCCCGCCGCCTGCCGGGGAAGACGACGTTCGCGGACTATGGTTTCGTGGATGTCACCAAAACCGCCCATGGCGCGCGCCTGCTCGAGGCCGACAAGGGCTGGATGATGCGCTTCGAGGTGCTGTCGGCCGACGCCACGTCCGTACGTCTGTGCTTCCATGACACGGGATTGGCCAGGCCCGGCGCGACACAGGCCCCCAGCTACGACGCAACCTCGGCGCTGCTCGTCTCCACAGCGTCTCAGGGCAAGTGGACCGCCAAGCAGATCCCGGCGGGATTTGCCGGCTGCAAGAACGCGCCTGCC
- a CDS encoding CDP-diacylglycerol diphosphatase, which yields MNRSGYRAFGVVALALMWLGTALAMYRHHANTLWHLVHRRCEINAWHSGGAVPCRILDPAQGYALLQDTRGRAHAWLVPTRRITGAADPTLQRQDTPNYFWLAWRARGVLSDLLGAPVPDTAVAIAGDAQTVYSQNQLHLRIACLRADIREQLAVAGPHWDAHWNGYWLKGRRYYLRTLSEAELAQRSPFLRVAEELPGASGNLGRYGLALTMLQDGRFVLLALPRTLLGRGANLGAARVLQDENCATAATRSFRDSWYSNVMRPGHNARL from the coding sequence ATGAACAGATCCGGATATCGCGCCTTCGGCGTGGTGGCGCTCGCCTTGATGTGGCTGGGGACCGCCCTGGCGATGTACCGCCATCATGCCAATACCTTGTGGCATCTCGTCCACCGGCGTTGCGAGATCAATGCGTGGCACTCCGGGGGGGCGGTGCCGTGCCGGATCCTGGACCCTGCGCAGGGCTATGCCCTCCTGCAGGACACGCGCGGTCGAGCGCATGCCTGGCTGGTACCGACGCGCCGCATCACCGGAGCCGCAGATCCCACGCTGCAGCGGCAGGACACGCCGAACTACTTCTGGCTGGCATGGCGCGCCCGTGGCGTGCTGTCGGATCTGTTGGGTGCGCCCGTTCCCGATACTGCCGTGGCCATCGCAGGCGATGCGCAGACGGTGTATTCGCAGAACCAGTTGCACCTGCGCATCGCCTGTCTGCGCGCGGACATCCGTGAACAGTTGGCGGTGGCGGGCCCGCATTGGGATGCGCACTGGAACGGGTATTGGCTAAAGGGCCGTCGCTACTATCTGCGGACGCTGAGCGAGGCGGAACTGGCACAGCGCAGCCCGTTCCTGCGCGTGGCCGAGGAGTTGCCCGGTGCCAGCGGCAATCTGGGACGCTACGGGCTGGCCCTGACCATGCTGCAGGACGGCCGTTTCGTGTTGCTGGCGCTACCGCGCACCTTGCTGGGCCGGGGCGCGAACCTGGGAGCGGCGCGTGTGCTGCAGGACGAGAACTGCGCGACCGCCGCCACGCGCAGTTTCCGCGACTCCTGGTACTCGAATGTGATGCGGCCCGGTCACAACGCGCGCCTGTAA